One region of Triticum aestivum cultivar Chinese Spring chromosome 6B, IWGSC CS RefSeq v2.1, whole genome shotgun sequence genomic DNA includes:
- the LOC123134457 gene encoding amino acid transporter AVT6A has translation MVMPMASAGNTEARRPLIARRHKDGEDDGLDDGDASFSGAVFNLSTTIVGAGIMALPATMRVLGLVPGLTLVVLAAVLTDASIELLMRFSNAVGAASYGEAMGDAFGALGRGLLQLCVVVNNIGVMVVYMIIIGDVLSGTSSSGKHHHGVFEGWFGPNRWNGRFAILLFTTLAVFMPLTCFKRVDSLKYTSALSVALAVVFVVITAGIAMIKLTRGQIPMPMLFPDVHGTWASIFKLFTAAPVLVTAFICHYNVHPIHNELKDPAQIKPIVRASLVLCSAVYVTTSFFGFLLFGEETLDDVLANFDSDLGIPYGGVFNDAVRVSYALHLMLVFPIVFHALRLNMDGLLFPSARPLACDNRRFAALTVALLAVIFLAANFIPNIWDAFQFTGATAAVSIAYIFPAGMALRDRHGIAKKRDKVLALFMIVIAAVSNGVAVYSDASSL, from the exons ATGGTGATGCCGATGGCGAGTGCCGGCAACACGGAGGCGAGGAGGCCCCTCATCGCCAGGAGGCACAAGGACGGCGAGGATGACGGCCTGGACGACGGCgacgcctccttctccggcgcggtGTTCAACCTGTCCACCACCATCGTGGGCGCGGGCATCATGGCGCTCCCGGCCACCATGAGGGTGCTGGGCCTCGTCCCGGGCCTCACCCTGGTGGTGCTGGCCGCCGTGCTCACGGACGCCTCCATCGAGCTGCTCATGCGGTTCAGCAACGCCGTGGGCGCCGCGTCGTACGGCGAGGCCATGGGCGACGCCTTCGGGGCGCTCGGCAGGGGGCTCCTCCAGCTCTGCGTCGTCGTCAACAACATCGGCGTCATGGTCGTCTACATGATCATCATCG GCGACGTGCTGTCGGGGACTTCTTCGAGCGGCAAGCACCATCACGGCGTGTTTGAAGGGTGGTTCGGCCCGAACCGATGGAACGGCCGCTTCGCCATCCTGCTCTTCACCACCCTCGCCGTCTTCATGCCGCTCACATGTTTCAAGCGCGTCG ATTCACTGAAATACACTTCTGCGCTATCGGTGGCACTGGCCGTTGTGTTCGTGGTGATCACCGCCGGAATCGCCATGATCAAACTGACAAGAGGGCAGATCCCGATGCCCATGCTGTTCCCCGACGTTCACGGGACCTGGGCGTCCATCTTCAAACTCTTCACGGCCGCTCCAGTTCTTGTTACCGCCTTCATTTGCCACTACAATG TGCACCCTATCCACAACGAGCTCAAGGACCCGGCCCAGATCAAGCCGATCGTGCGGGCGTCGCTGGTGCTGTGCTCCGCCGTGTACGTGACCACCAGCTTCTTCGGGTTCCTCCTCTTCGGCGAGGAGACGCTGGACGACGTGCTGGCCAACTTCGACTCGGACCTCGGCATCCCCTACGGCGGCGTCTTCAACGACGCCGTCAGGGTCAGCTACGCACTCCACCTCATGCTCGTCTTCCCCATCGTGTTCCACGCGCTGCGCCTCAACATGGACGGCCTCCTCTTTCCCTCCGCCCGGCCGCTGGCCTGCGACAACCGGAGGTTCGCGGCGCTCACGGTCGCGCTCCTCGCCGTCATCTTCCTGGCCGCCAACTTCATCCCCAACATCTGGGACGCCTTCCAGTTCACCGGGGCCACCGCCGCCGTCTCCATCGCCTACATCTTCCCCGCCGGCATGGCGCTGAG GGATCGCCACGGCATCGCGAAGAAGAGGGACAAGGTCCTGGCGTTGTTCATGATTGTGATCGCGGCGGTGTCGAACGGAGTGGCCGTGTACAGCGACGCTTCCTCGTTGTGA